A segment of the Methanothermobacter tenebrarum genome:
ATGTTTCTTCCTGTGTGGAGTGCGAAGTCTCCTCTTATGGTGCCTGGGTCTGCTTCTTGTGGGTTGGTGGCTCCGACTATCTTTCTTGTCAGTTTTATGCTGTTTTCGCCTTCTATTACTAGTGCCAGTACTGGTGCCGATGTTATGTAGTCTATGAGGTTGTTGAAGAATGGTTTGTTTTTGTGTTCTTGGTAGTGTTCCATTGCTAGTTCTCTTGTGATTTGTAGCATCTTGGCAGCGACTATTTTAAGTCCTCTTTCTTCGAGTCTTGTTATGATTTTTCCTGTTAGTCTTCTT
Coding sequences within it:
- the ndk gene encoding nucleoside-diphosphate kinase, giving the protein MERTFIMLKPDAIQRRLTGKIITRLEERGLKIVAAKMLQITRELAMEHYQEHKNKPFFNNLIDYITSAPVLALVIEGENSIKLTRKIVGATNPQEADPGTIRGDFALHTGRNIIHASDSPKSAEREIKLFFNEDEIYDYTMPDEKIIYEPGD